In Opitutus sp. ER46, the following are encoded in one genomic region:
- a CDS encoding ankyrin repeat domain-containing protein — protein sequence MQERDDTPASALWNAAYAGDVAAVERLIAEGVDVNVWDKWGRNALSLAAGAGHLQVVQQLITAGAWVDPFEEGSVYKTPLMVAAEGGHTQVVEHLLDAGADPTRTGGVSICTAEYYARHSHGYVAAILRLAEDRWRRTKRSVEE from the coding sequence ATGCAGGAGCGCGATGATACTCCAGCTTCCGCACTGTGGAACGCCGCCTACGCAGGAGACGTCGCTGCGGTCGAACGGTTGATTGCCGAGGGCGTGGACGTGAATGTGTGGGATAAGTGGGGGCGGAATGCGCTCTCGCTCGCCGCGGGTGCGGGGCATCTGCAGGTTGTGCAGCAACTCATTACTGCGGGGGCATGGGTTGACCCTTTCGAGGAGGGAAGTGTGTACAAGACGCCGCTCATGGTAGCGGCGGAAGGAGGACACACGCAGGTTGTCGAGCACCTGCTCGACGCCGGCGCTGACCCGACTCGGACTGGCGGCGTGAGCATATGTACGGCGGAGTACTACGCCCGCCACTCCCACGGGTATGTGGCGGCCATTCTCCGGCTGGCAGAAGATCGATGGCGGCGCACGAAGCGCAGCGTTGAGGAGTGA
- a CDS encoding SGNH/GDSL hydrolase family protein, whose translation MKRFAVARLPLSLLFATALAAVTSAAQPAPAATPPAVDAAVRADPALAASADDAADVEWHDVTTWGAEGRAWVDQPRQLWFDRLPAAAEQTVTKNVWNLSRDTAGMMVRFKTDATSIHVHYLLTKDRLAKPHMPATGVSGLDLYARDEQGQWRWVQAARPAKQEVKTALVKGLAPGFREYAAYLPLYNGVKSLAIGVPKGARFEGLAPRTAKPIVFYGTSITHGACASRPGMVHTAILGRRFDRPVLNLGFSGNGKMDAAVGAFLTQIDAAVYVIDCLPNMQPADVTAKTVPLVQQLRAARPDTPIVLVEDRRETNAWIRPETSQFHAKNHAALKAEYERLKQAGVKHLYYIPGDALYGTDSEGATDGDHASDLGFWRQANVMEPIIREALAETAK comes from the coding sequence ATGAAACGGTTCGCCGTCGCTCGCCTGCCCCTCTCACTCCTTTTCGCCACCGCGCTCGCGGCGGTGACGTCCGCGGCCCAGCCCGCACCGGCGGCGACGCCCCCCGCGGTCGACGCCGCGGTCCGCGCCGATCCCGCGCTCGCGGCCAGCGCCGATGACGCCGCCGACGTCGAGTGGCACGACGTCACGACGTGGGGCGCCGAGGGGCGCGCCTGGGTCGATCAGCCGCGGCAACTCTGGTTCGACCGCCTGCCCGCGGCCGCCGAGCAGACGGTCACCAAGAACGTCTGGAATCTCAGCCGCGACACCGCCGGGATGATGGTCCGCTTCAAGACCGATGCGACGAGCATCCACGTCCATTACCTGCTCACGAAGGATCGCCTCGCGAAGCCGCACATGCCGGCGACCGGCGTCAGCGGGCTCGACCTCTACGCGCGCGACGAGCAGGGCCAGTGGCGCTGGGTGCAGGCCGCCCGTCCCGCCAAACAGGAGGTGAAGACGGCGTTGGTGAAGGGACTCGCGCCTGGCTTCCGCGAATACGCCGCCTACCTGCCGCTCTACAATGGCGTGAAATCATTGGCCATCGGCGTGCCCAAGGGCGCCCGGTTCGAGGGTCTCGCCCCGCGCACCGCCAAGCCGATCGTGTTCTACGGCACGTCCATCACCCACGGCGCCTGCGCGTCGCGTCCCGGCATGGTGCACACCGCGATCCTCGGCCGCCGGTTTGACCGGCCCGTGCTGAACCTCGGCTTCTCGGGCAACGGTAAGATGGACGCCGCCGTCGGCGCGTTTCTCACGCAGATCGATGCGGCGGTGTACGTGATCGACTGCCTGCCTAACATGCAGCCGGCCGACGTCACCGCGAAGACCGTACCGCTCGTGCAGCAGCTCCGCGCCGCGCGACCCGACACGCCCATCGTGCTCGTCGAGGACCGGCGCGAGACCAATGCCTGGATTCGGCCGGAGACGAGCCAGTTTCACGCGAAGAACCACGCCGCCCTCAAGGCCGAGTACGAACGCCTCAAGCAGGCCGGCGTGAAGCATCTGTATTACATTCCTGGCGACGCTCTCTACGGCACCGACTCCGAAGGCGCGACCGACGGCGACCACGCCAGCGACCTCGGCTTCTGGCGCCAGGCCAACGTGATGGAGCCCATCATCCGCGAAGCCCTCGCCGAGACGGCGAAGTAG
- a CDS encoding kelch repeat-containing protein: MNSTNKFLLLTAICVSSLIAPPTRAQTEFVARGDMLATRSGEAITRLDDGRVFVVGTLGVNAAELYNPSSGQFSWAASLATARFAPAVAKLNDGRVLVAGGGSTVGTTALNSTEIYDPTTNTFSNGFSLPEGCFAGKSVTLLDGRVLLAGNWGANWSVRGTAIVLNPTTGAASLISLRVGRAGGALVRLNDGRVLLAGGLTYSGTSSMTASMEVFDPSTNTFTSIASMSQPRDPAGILLPNGKVLLVGGPTPPSGAGTNVCELFDPATNRIIATYHMNTARQYPAVSLTDDGKVMISSPDTPKVEIFDPAYGTFALPTSMPSVTRNPHFLCSLQDGSVLLLGGGARRSEQFVRTNLLPTANAGSDRVVYAGTSAEAVITLDGTGSTDPENAQLSYSWVGAFGSATGASPTVTLPLGVNVITLTVTDNVGQHSSATAFISVVQGIDAAAYSQLTSQIQTLVSEKTVLEGKVNQLEQSITSLKAALGSVSAGFDDIKTHALAIIGICDQKVQEANAAKTAN, from the coding sequence ATGAACTCAACTAATAAATTCCTCCTGCTTACGGCAATCTGCGTAAGCAGTCTCATTGCCCCGCCGACGCGTGCTCAGACTGAATTCGTCGCCAGGGGCGACATGTTGGCTACGCGATCGGGCGAAGCAATCACACGTCTCGATGATGGACGTGTGTTCGTAGTCGGAACACTAGGGGTGAACGCCGCCGAATTGTACAATCCGAGCAGCGGTCAATTCAGTTGGGCGGCGTCGCTCGCAACTGCACGTTTTGCGCCCGCCGTTGCGAAGCTTAACGATGGTCGGGTCCTCGTCGCCGGCGGGGGATCGACAGTCGGAACCACTGCACTAAACTCAACTGAGATCTACGACCCTACTACAAACACTTTTTCAAATGGTTTTAGTCTTCCAGAAGGATGCTTTGCAGGAAAATCCGTAACCCTTCTCGACGGAAGAGTTCTGCTTGCGGGAAACTGGGGAGCGAACTGGTCGGTACGTGGCACAGCGATTGTCCTCAACCCGACCACAGGAGCAGCCTCATTGATTTCGCTCAGGGTCGGCCGCGCGGGCGGAGCCCTCGTCCGACTGAATGACGGGCGCGTTCTTCTCGCCGGAGGACTTACATACAGCGGGACTAGCTCAATGACTGCCTCGATGGAGGTATTTGATCCTTCGACAAACACATTCACCTCGATTGCGTCGATGAGCCAACCTCGGGACCCTGCGGGTATCCTCCTCCCAAACGGGAAAGTGCTGCTTGTCGGCGGTCCCACTCCACCTTCCGGCGCCGGAACCAACGTGTGTGAGCTCTTCGACCCCGCCACCAACAGGATCATAGCGACCTACCACATGAACACGGCCCGGCAATACCCGGCCGTTAGCCTAACCGACGACGGCAAGGTGATGATTTCATCTCCGGACACGCCAAAGGTTGAGATATTTGACCCGGCATACGGCACCTTCGCACTCCCCACTTCCATGCCGTCGGTCACTCGGAATCCTCATTTTCTTTGCTCGCTGCAGGACGGTTCAGTTCTGCTGCTTGGAGGCGGCGCACGTAGATCCGAACAATTTGTCAGGACGAATCTTCTTCCGACGGCAAATGCAGGCAGTGATCGTGTTGTATACGCCGGCACATCAGCCGAGGCTGTCATCACACTTGATGGGACCGGTTCGACAGACCCAGAGAATGCGCAATTGTCCTATTCATGGGTGGGTGCCTTTGGTTCTGCGACCGGCGCATCGCCCACGGTCACACTCCCACTCGGGGTCAACGTGATCACGTTGACCGTTACTGACAACGTCGGCCAACACTCGAGCGCGACTGCATTTATCTCTGTCGTTCAAGGAATCGACGCCGCGGCATATTCCCAACTCACCTCTCAAATACAAACTCTTGTCAGTGAGAAGACTGTACTGGAGGGTAAAGTTAATCAACTGGAGCAATCTATAACGTCTCTGAAAGCAGCACTTGGATCAGTGTCGGCAGGTTTCGATGACATCAAGACCCATGCCCTGGCTATCATCGGGATCTGCGATCAGAAGGTACAGGAAGCCAACGCGGCGAAAACTGCGAA